A part of Arachis hypogaea cultivar Tifrunner chromosome 12, arahy.Tifrunner.gnm2.J5K5, whole genome shotgun sequence genomic DNA contains:
- the LOC112726637 gene encoding protein STRUBBELIG-RECEPTOR FAMILY 6, translating into MMEDRRLVLVLISTCILCFLVIGINGDTDPNDANALRSLYQNMNSPSQLNWPQNGNDPCGQSWKGISCKDNRVTEIKLPGLQLSGTLGYQLESLTSVTYFDLSNNNLGGSWYQLPPNLQHLNLANNNFNGPIPYSISQITSLKYLNLGHNQFQQGLTVDFSKLTSLSTLDLSSNSLTGDLPQTMSSLSSLSTLYLQNNQFTGTIDVLANLPLDTLNVENNHFTGWIPEQLNGITLQKGGNSWSSGPAPPPPPGTPPATTSRHHKSGGHGSSSGGSSSDGGKKSGIGAGGVAGIVISILVVGAIVAFFLVKRRSKKLSSLDTEKLDNQPLAPLASNEVHGLNSMQSSSVIDLKTFDTPVEPINVKPPIKPPPLKSFDEEEIPKKPTAVKKTVAAPANVKAYSIADLQIATSSFSVDQLLGEGSFGRVYRAQFDDGKVLAVKKIDSSIIPHDSSNDFVEVVSNISHLHHQNVTELVGYCSEHGQHLLVYEFHKNGSLHDFLHLPDEYSKPLIWNSRVKIALGTARALEYLHEVCSPSVVHKDIKSTNILLDSDLNPHLSDCGLASYIPNADQVLNNNAGSGYEAPEVGMSGQYTLKSDVYSFGVVMLELLSGRKPFDSSRPRYEQSLVRWATPQLHDIDALAKMVDPALEGLYPVKSLSRFADVIALCVQPEPEFRPPMSEVVQALVRLVQRANMSKRTFGTEQGGTPRAGDEPDTPDM; encoded by the exons ATGATGGAGGATCGAAGGCTGGTGCTGGTTCTGATCAGCACCTGCATTCTCTGTTTCTTGGTCATTGGCATTAATGGTGACACAGATCCAAATGATG CTAATGCTCTAAGGAGCTTGTATCAGAATATGAACTCACCATCTCAACTAAATTGGCCTCAAAATGGCAATGATCCTTGTGGACAGTCTTGGAAAGGCATTAGTTGCAAGGACAATCGCGTCACCGAGAT CAAGTTACCTGGTCTTCAACTTAGTGGAACTTTGGGTTACCAGCTCGAAAGCTTGACATCTGTGACTTACTT TGACTTGAGTAACAACAATCTTGGTGGCAGCTGGTACCAACTCCCTCCAAATTTGCAGCACCT AAATCTCGCTAATAATAATTTCAATGGGCCGATCCCATATTCGATCTCTCAAATTACTTCGCTTAAATACCT GAATCTTGGTCACAACCAGTTCCAACAAGGATTGACTGTTGACTTTTCAAAGCTTACTTCCCTCTCTACACT GGATCTTTCGTCCAATTCGCTGACAGGGGACCTCCCTCAGACAATGAGCTCACTTTCGAGCTTGTCAACCTT GTATCTGCAAAACAACCAGTTCACGGGCACCATCGATGTTCTTGCTAACCTGCCACTCGACACTTT GAATGTTGAAAACAATCATTTTACAGGCTGGATACCGGAACAGCTGAATGGCATAACCCTACA AAAGGGTGGTAATTCATGGAGCTCGGGGCCTGCGCCCCCTCCGCCTCCTGGGACACCTCCAGCAACAACCAGCCGTCACCACAAATCCGGTGGGCACGGCAGCTCATCAGGTGGTAGCTCTAGTGATGGGGGTAAAAAATCTGGTATTGGAGCCGGTGGCGTTGCTGGAATAGTGATCTCCATATTGGTTGTTGGGGCAATAGTAGCATTCTTCCTGGTGAAGAGAAGATCCAAGAAGTTGTCGTCATTAGACACGGAAAAGCTTGACAATCAGCCGTTGGCTCCTCTAGCTTCAAATGAAGTGCACG GATTGAATTCTATGCAGAGTTCCTCTGTGATTGACTTGAAAACATTTGACACTCCTGTGGAACCAATAAATGTTAAACCCCCTATTAAACCCCCACCTCTCAAATCATTCGACGAGGAAGAAATTCCAAAGAAGCCAACTGCTGTCAAGAAGACTGTCGCCGCTCCCGCAAATGTGAAAGCATATTCTATAGCTGACCTGCAGATTGCTACTTCAAGCTTCAGTGTGGATCAACTCCTTGGTGAGGGGTCTTTCGGACGTGTATACCGTGCACAATTCGATGATGGAAAG GTTCTTGCAGTAAAGAAGATAGATTCATCTATCATTCCCCATGATTCATCCAACGATTTTGTGGAAGTAGTCTCAAACATCTCCCATTTGCATCATCAAAATGTGACAGAGCTTGTTGGTTATTGTTCGGAGCATGGACAACACCTCTTGGTCTACGAGTTCCATAAAAACGGGTCGCTGCATGACTTCCTTCACCTACCTGATGAGTACAGCAAACCATTGATATGGAACTCTCGTGTCAAGATCGCTCTAGGGACAGCTCGCGCCTTAGA GTACCTACATGAAGTTTGTTCGCCTTCGGTTGTTCATAAGGATATTAAGTCAACCAACATATTGCTTGATTCAGATCTTAACCCTCATCTTTCAGATTGTGGATTGGCAAGCTATATTCCAAATGCAGACCAG GTATTGAACAATAATGCTGGATCGGGATACGAAGCACCGGAAGTTGGTATGTCCGGTCAGTATACGCTTAAGAGTGATGTCTACAGCTTTGGAGTTGTCATGTTGGAACTTCTTAGTGGAAGGAAACCGTTTGACAG CTCAAGGCCAAGATACGAGCAGTCTTTGGTACGGTGGGCGACACCACAACTCCATGATATCGATGCATTGGCTAAAATGGTTGATCCTGCGCTGGAAGGGCTATACCCGGTTAAGTCGCTGTCCCGTTTTGCCGATGTTATTGCACTTTGTGTTCAG CCGGAGCCGGAATTCCGACCACCGATGTCGGAAGTGGTTCAAGCATTAGTTCGGTTAGTGCAGAGAGCAAACATGAGCAAAAGGACATTTGGGACTGAGCAAGGAGGAACACCAAGAGCGGGTGATGAGCCTGATACACCAGACATGTAA
- the LOC140176950 gene encoding uncharacterized protein, whose amino-acid sequence MELQRVESAYESQKRLHGYLKDVHARSLWGKFYPFSVMADELCCFPDDMKMIDEVGHVGTSHFLQVIGACIVAVERAQELALERERKVSLDIAELCSAVQEKEKTIAELSYSLSLKEAEFVEERSLQLASAEQVKTVKGENNHLESRIKELEHEVYEAFAQGFDRAVSQVKVLFPESDVTKLDATKVVVNDQLMDDEAADGDDSKESSIGDKAD is encoded by the exons ATGGAGCTCCAGAGGGTGGAATCGGCTTACGAGTCTCAAAAAAGGTTGCACGGTTATCTGAAGGACGTGCATGCTCGGTCTCTGTGGGGTAAATTTTATCCCTTTTCTGTTATGGCTGATGAGCTTTGCTGCTTTCCTGATGATATGAAGATGATTGATGAGGTCGGACATGTTGGGACAAGCCATTTCCTGCAG GTGATTGGTGCGTGTATTGTGGCTGTCGAAAGGGCCCAAGAACTTGCTTTGGAGAGGGAGCGCAAGGTTTCCTTGGATATTGCTGAGTTATGCTCGGCCGTTCAAGAGAAAGAAAAAACCATTGCTGAGTTGTCCTATTCTCTGAGTTTGAAGGAGGCCGAGTTTGTTGAGGAGAGAAGTCTTCAACTTGCTTCTGCTGAACAAGTTAAGACTGTTAAAGGTGAGAATAATCATTTAGAGTCAAGGATTAAAGAGCTGGAGCATGAGGTTTACGAGGCCTTTGCACAAGGCTTCGATCGAGCCGTGTCTCAGGTGAAGGTGTTATTCCCTGAGTCCGATGTTACAAAGCTGGATGCAACTAAGGTGGTCGTCAATGACCAGCTTATGGATGATGAGGCTGCTGATGGAGATGATAGCAAGGAGTCCAGCATTGGTGACAAGGCAGATTAG
- the LOC140172977 gene encoding probable UDP-glucosyl transferase 73B6: MGKENRQLHVLFFPFFANGHIIPCVDLARVFAARGVTSTIVTTTHNAPFISRTIGKSQITLRTIKFPPPEETGLPEGCENSESAFAPDKLIKFMKATVLLQHPFEQVLQELHPNCVVADMFFPWATDSAAKFGIPRIVFHGLGFFPLCVSACIRTYKPQDKVSSYTEPFLVPNLPGDITLTKMQLPQIPRDDEVFCKLLDDSNESELKSFGVIANSFYELEPVYADHYTKELGRRAWSLGPVSLCKRETEEKASRGSQAGIDKQECLTWLETKKPNSVIYVCFGSMTTFPDAQLKQIAMGLEASNHPFIWVVNKGSKKNEEQDEKKLEWLPEGFEDRMEGKGLIIRGWAPQVMILEHEAVGGFVTHCGWNSTLEGVCAGVPMVTWPMYAEQFYNAMFVRDIVRIGVGVGVQTWVGMMGGEPVKKEVIEKAVKRVMEGEEAEELRRRAKELGKKAKEAVEEGGSSYSQFNSLIEDLRSRAR, translated from the exons ATGGGCAAGGAGAACCGCCAACTTCATGTTCTTTTCTTCCCGTTCTTTGCTAACGGTCACATAATCCCATGCGTTGACTTAGCCAGAGTCTTCGCCGCAAGAGGAGTGACATCCACCATAGTCACCACCACACACAACGCACCCTTCATCTCAAGAACGATAGGAAAATCCCAAATTACCCTCAGAACCATCAAGTTCCCGCCACCAGAGGAAACTGGCTTGCCTGAAGGCTGCGAGAATTCAGAGTCGGCATTCGCACCGGATAAGCTCATCAAGTTCATGAAAGCCACCGTGCTCCTTCAACACCCATTCGAGCAAGTGCTGCAAGAACTGCATCCGAATTGTGTTGTTGCAGATATGTTCTTCCCTTGGGCCACAGACTCCGCCGCCAAATTCGGGATTCCAAGGATCGTGTTCCATGGGTTGGGCTTCTTCCCCTTGTGCGTTTCCGCTTGCATCAGAACTTACAAGCCACAAGACAAGGTTTCATCCTACACAGAACCTTTCTTGGTTCCCAACCTTCCCGGCGACATAACTCTGACCAAGATGCAGTTGCCACAAATCCCTCGAGATGACGAG GTATTCTGCAAGTTGCTTGATGATTCCAACGAATCGGAGTTGAAGAGCTTTGGTGTGATCGCCAACAGCTTCTACGAACTGGAACCAGTTTACGCCGATCATTACACCAAGGAGCTTGGCAGAAGAGCATGGTCGTTGGGTCCAGTTTCTCTATGCAAGAGGGAGACGGAGGAAAAAGCAAGCAGAGGAAGCCAAGCAGGGATCGACAAGCAGGAATGCTTGACGTGGCTTGAGACAAAGAAACCAAACTCCGTTATTTATGTGTGCTTTGGAAGCATGACAACGTTCCCAGACGCTCAGCTTAAACAGATCGCGATGGGTCTAGAAGCTTCGAATCATCCATTCATCTGGGTAGTGAACAAAGGATCAAAAAAGAACGAAGAACAAGATGAGAAGAAGTTAGAGTGGCTTCCAGAAGGGTTTGAAGATAGAATGGAAGGGAAGGGGCTGATCATAAGAGGTTGGGCGCCGCAAGTGATGATTCTTGAGCACGAAGCAGTTGGCGGGTTTGTTACGCATTGCGGTTGGAATTCGACGTTGGAAGGTGTTTGTGCCGGGGTGCCGATGGTGACGTGGCCGATGTATGCAGAGCAGTTTTATAATGCGATGTTTGTGAGGGACATAGTGAGGATTGGGGTTGGTGTTGGGGTTCAAACGTGGGTGGGGATGATGGGAGGTGAGCCGGTGAAGAAGGAGGTGATAGAGAAGGCGGTGAAGAGGGTGATGGAAGGTGAGGAAGCAGAGGAGTTGAGGAGAAGAGCGAAGGAGCTTGGGAAGAAGGCTAAAGAAGCTGTGGAGGAAGGTGGATCGtcttattcgcaattcaactctTTGATTGAGGATTTAAGATCGCGTGCTCGATGA